Proteins encoded together in one Mastacembelus armatus chromosome 15, fMasArm1.2, whole genome shotgun sequence window:
- the LOC113131590 gene encoding mitogen-activated protein kinase kinase kinase kinase 3-like isoform X12: MMNSSVDLSRRNPQEDFELIQRIGSGTYGDVYKARNVNTGELAAIKVIKLEPGEDFAVVQQEIIMMKDCKHSNIVAYFGSYLRRDKLWISMEYCGGGSLQDIYHVTGPLSESQIAYMSRETLQGLYYLHSKGKMHRDIKGANILLTDNGYVKLADFGVSAQITATLAKRKSFIGTPYWMAPEVAAVERKGGYNQLCDIWAVGITAIELAELQPPMFDLHPMRALFLMTKSNFQPPKLKDKVKWTNNFHHFVKLALTKNPKKRPTAEKLLQHPFVSQPLSRTLAIELLDKANNPDHSTYNDFDDDDPEPEFKYRGHFLPISPGARRAPRFAARRKSPVSVPHRIRSTSRSTREGKTLSEINFGQVKFDPPLRKETEPHHEPCDSEPYLDCVEEHYYTARSNLDLQFEYVHDSSLLGGNKSLLKSVEEELQQRGHVAHLGDDEDEDDDGADDDETHTHKSSTIMRPKVPPPLPPKPKSICSSQQQQKHDDSQSHSEDDGGGTIKRCPVPETASPAKPASNVPPRPPPPKLPPHRRSSLGNGLNSPHNGERDSPADRQATMPPSVPIRKDKKDVPKPISNGLPPTPKVHMGACFSKVFNGCPLKIHCATSWINPDTRDQYLIFGAEEGIYTLNLNELHETTMEQLFPRRCTWLYVMNSCLLSISGKASQLYSHSLTGLFEQARQLQKLPVAIPTHKLPDRMIPRKFAVSTKIPDTKGCQKCCVVRNPYTGHKYLCGAFQSSVMLLEWVESMQKFMLIKNIDFPLPCPLEVFEMLVVPEQTYPLICVAVSKGTELNQVVRFGTVNPNSTSSWFTEADTPQTCVIHVTQLERDTILVCLDRCIKIVNLQGRLKSSRKLSAELTFNFQIESIVCLQDSVLAFWRHGMQGRSFKTNEITQEISDSTRIFRLLGSDRVVVLESRPTDNPTAHSNLYILAGHENSY; encoded by the exons GCTCGTAATGTAAACACAGGAGAGCTGGCTGCTATCAAAGTCATCAAACTGGAACCGG GTGAGGACTTTGCTGTTGTCCAGCAGGAGATTATAATGATGAAAGACTGTAAGCACTCCAACATCGTTGCCTATTTTGGCAGTTATCTCCG GAGAGATAAGTTATGGATCAGTATGGAGTACTGTGGTGGAGGTTCCCTGCAGGACATCTATCATG TAACTGGGCCTTTGTCAGAGTCACAAATAGCTTACATGTCACGAGAGACTCTGCAG gGTTTATACTACTTACACAGTAAAGGCAAAATGCACAGAGACATCAAG GGAGCCAACATCCTCCTGACAGACAACGGCTATGTTAAACTAG CTGATTTTGGTGTATCAGCCCAGATCACAGCAACTCTAGCAAAGAGGAAGTCATTCATTGGTACTCCTTATTG GATGGCTCCGGAGGTTGCAGCAGTAGAGAGGAAAGGAGGTTACAACCAGCTGTGTGATATCTGGGCTGTGGGCATCACTGCAATAGAGCTGGCTGAACTACAGCCACCCATGTTTGACCTGCACCCCATGAG GGCTCTGTTCTTAATGACCAAGAGTAATTTCCAGCCACCTAAGTTGAAAGATAAAGTCAAATG GACAAATAACTTCCACCATTTTGTCAAACTAGCCTTGACTAAGAACCCAAAGAAGAGGCCCACGGCAGAGAAACTGCTGCAG CACCCCTTTGTGTCTCAGCCCCTCAGCAGGACGCTGGCAATCGAGCTGCTGGACAAAGCCAACAACCCTGACCACAGCACTTACAATGACTTTGATGATGATGACCCTGAACCGGAG TTTAAGTACAGGGGTCATTTCCTACCCATAAGCCCTGGTGCTCGACGTGCACCTCGTTTTGCAGCCCGTAGGAAG TCTCCAGTCTCAGTTCCTCATCGCATTCGGTCCACCAGCAGAAGCACTAGAGAAGGAAAGACGCTGTCAGAGATTAACT ttgGTCAGGTGAAGTTTGATCCTCCGTTGAGAAAGGAGACAGAACCCCATCATGAACCG TGTGATTCTGAGCCCTATCTGGACTGTGTTGAGGAGCACTACTATACAGCGAGATCTAATCTG GACCTGCAGTTTGAGTATGTGCATGATTCAAGTCTGCTGGGAGGAAACAA GAGTCTTCTCAAATCTGTGGAAGAGGAGCTACAGCAGAG GGGCCATGTGGCACACTTAGgggatgatgaggatgaggatgatgatggtgcagatgatgatgaaacTCACACTCA TAAATCGAGCACTATCATGAGGCCAAAGGTCccaccacctcttcctcccAAG CCTAAGTCCATCTGCTCAtcgcagcaacaacaaaaacatgacgACAGCCAATCGCACAGTGAGGACGACGGAGGAGGAACCATTAAACGTTGTCCGGTCCCAGAGACGGCGAGCCCAGCCAAACCTGCCTCCAACGTCCCCCCGCGGCCACCACCCCCGAAGTTGCCACCTCATCGCCGCAGCAGTCTAG GTAATGGGCTGAACTCTCCACACAATGGTGAGAGGGACAGTCCAGCAGACAGGCAGGCCACCATGCCCCCTAGTGTTCCTATACGGAAAGACAAGAAGGATGTTCCG AAGCCAATCAGTAATGGGCTCCCACCGACGCCCAAAGTCCAT ATGGGTGCATGTTTTTCCAAAGTGTTCAATGGGTGTCCTCTAAAGATCCACTGTGCCACTTCTTGGATCAACCCTGACACCAGAG atCAGTACTTGATATTTGGAGCTGAAGAGGGAATCTACACATTAAACCTTAATGAGCTGCATGAGACCACAATGGAACAG CTCTTCCCTCGACGGTGTACCTGGTTGTATGTCATGAACAGTTGTCTTCTTTCCATATCTG GAAAAGCCTCTCAGCTGTACTCCCATAGTCTGACTGGTCTGTTCGAACAGGCCAGACAGTTACAAAAGTTACCAGTAGCCATTCCCACACACAAGCTGCCTGACAGGATGATTCCCAG GAAGTTTGCTGTGTCCACTAAAATTCCAGACACTAAAGGGTGTCAAAAGTGCTGCGTAG TGCGTAACCCATACACAGGCCATAAGTACCTGTGTGGAGCCTTCCAGTCTAGTGTCATGCTGTTGGAGTGGGTGGAGTCCATGCAGAAGTTCATGCTCATcaag AACATTGACTTCCCGTTGCCGTGTCCGTTGGAGGTCTTTGAGATGTTGGTGGTTCCTGAGCAGACCTACCCTCTGATCTGTGTGGCCGTCAGTAAAGGCACCGAACTCAACCAGGTGGTCCGGTTCGGCACCGTCAACCCCAACTCTACCTCTTCCTGGTTCACAGAAGCAG ACACACCACAGACGTGTGTGATCCATGTTACTCAGCTAGAGAGAGACACTATCCTAGTCTGCCTTGACA GGTGTATAAAGATAGTGAACCTCCAGGGCCGGTTGAAATCCAGCAGAAAGCTATCAGCTGAGctcaccttcaacttccagatCGAATCCAtag TGTGTCTCCAAGACAGTGTACTGGCCTTCTGGAGGCATGGCATGCAGGGGCGGAGTTTCAAGACCAATGAG ATCACCCAGGAGATCTCTGACAGCACACGTATCTTCAGACTACTGGGATCAGACAg ggtggtggtgctggagagCAGGCCTACGGACAACCCAACAGCCCACAGCAACCTCTACATTCTGGCAGGCCATGAAAACAGCTACTga
- the LOC113131590 gene encoding mitogen-activated protein kinase kinase kinase kinase 3-like isoform X14 encodes MMNSSVDLSRRNPQEDFELIQRIGSGTYGDVYKARNVNTGELAAIKVIKLEPGEDFAVVQQEIIMMKDCKHSNIVAYFGSYLRRDKLWISMEYCGGGSLQDIYHVTGPLSESQIAYMSRETLQGLYYLHSKGKMHRDIKGANILLTDNGYVKLADFGVSAQITATLAKRKSFIGTPYWMAPEVAAVERKGGYNQLCDIWAVGITAIELAELQPPMFDLHPMRALFLMTKSNFQPPKLKDKVKWTNNFHHFVKLALTKNPKKRPTAEKLLQHPFVSQPLSRTLAIELLDKANNPDHSTYNDFDDDDPEPESPVSVPHRIRSTSRSTREGKTLSEINFGQVKFDPPLRKETEPHHEPDLQFEYVHDSSLLGGNKSLLKSVEEELQQRGHVAHLGDDEDEDDDGADDDETHTHKSSTIMRPKVPPPLPPKPKSICSSQQQQKHDDSQSHSEDDGGGTIKRCPVPETASPAKPASNVPPRPPPPKLPPHRRSSLGNGLNSPHNGERDSPADRQATMPPSVPIRKDKKDVPKPISNGLPPTPKVHMGACFSKVFNGCPLKIHCATSWINPDTRDQYLIFGAEEGIYTLNLNELHETTMEQLFPRRCTWLYVMNSCLLSISGKASQLYSHSLTGLFEQARQLQKLPVAIPTHKLPDRMIPRKFAVSTKIPDTKGCQKCCVVRNPYTGHKYLCGAFQSSVMLLEWVESMQKFMLIKNIDFPLPCPLEVFEMLVVPEQTYPLICVAVSKGTELNQVVRFGTVNPNSTSSWFTEADTPQTCVIHVTQLERDTILVCLDRCIKIVNLQGRLKSSRKLSAELTFNFQIESIVCLQDSVLAFWRHGMQGRSFKTNEITQEISDSTRIFRLLGSDRVVVLESRPTDNPTAHSNLYILAGHENSY; translated from the exons GCTCGTAATGTAAACACAGGAGAGCTGGCTGCTATCAAAGTCATCAAACTGGAACCGG GTGAGGACTTTGCTGTTGTCCAGCAGGAGATTATAATGATGAAAGACTGTAAGCACTCCAACATCGTTGCCTATTTTGGCAGTTATCTCCG GAGAGATAAGTTATGGATCAGTATGGAGTACTGTGGTGGAGGTTCCCTGCAGGACATCTATCATG TAACTGGGCCTTTGTCAGAGTCACAAATAGCTTACATGTCACGAGAGACTCTGCAG gGTTTATACTACTTACACAGTAAAGGCAAAATGCACAGAGACATCAAG GGAGCCAACATCCTCCTGACAGACAACGGCTATGTTAAACTAG CTGATTTTGGTGTATCAGCCCAGATCACAGCAACTCTAGCAAAGAGGAAGTCATTCATTGGTACTCCTTATTG GATGGCTCCGGAGGTTGCAGCAGTAGAGAGGAAAGGAGGTTACAACCAGCTGTGTGATATCTGGGCTGTGGGCATCACTGCAATAGAGCTGGCTGAACTACAGCCACCCATGTTTGACCTGCACCCCATGAG GGCTCTGTTCTTAATGACCAAGAGTAATTTCCAGCCACCTAAGTTGAAAGATAAAGTCAAATG GACAAATAACTTCCACCATTTTGTCAAACTAGCCTTGACTAAGAACCCAAAGAAGAGGCCCACGGCAGAGAAACTGCTGCAG CACCCCTTTGTGTCTCAGCCCCTCAGCAGGACGCTGGCAATCGAGCTGCTGGACAAAGCCAACAACCCTGACCACAGCACTTACAATGACTTTGATGATGATGACCCTGAACCGGAG TCTCCAGTCTCAGTTCCTCATCGCATTCGGTCCACCAGCAGAAGCACTAGAGAAGGAAAGACGCTGTCAGAGATTAACT ttgGTCAGGTGAAGTTTGATCCTCCGTTGAGAAAGGAGACAGAACCCCATCATGAACCG GACCTGCAGTTTGAGTATGTGCATGATTCAAGTCTGCTGGGAGGAAACAA GAGTCTTCTCAAATCTGTGGAAGAGGAGCTACAGCAGAG GGGCCATGTGGCACACTTAGgggatgatgaggatgaggatgatgatggtgcagatgatgatgaaacTCACACTCA TAAATCGAGCACTATCATGAGGCCAAAGGTCccaccacctcttcctcccAAG CCTAAGTCCATCTGCTCAtcgcagcaacaacaaaaacatgacgACAGCCAATCGCACAGTGAGGACGACGGAGGAGGAACCATTAAACGTTGTCCGGTCCCAGAGACGGCGAGCCCAGCCAAACCTGCCTCCAACGTCCCCCCGCGGCCACCACCCCCGAAGTTGCCACCTCATCGCCGCAGCAGTCTAG GTAATGGGCTGAACTCTCCACACAATGGTGAGAGGGACAGTCCAGCAGACAGGCAGGCCACCATGCCCCCTAGTGTTCCTATACGGAAAGACAAGAAGGATGTTCCG AAGCCAATCAGTAATGGGCTCCCACCGACGCCCAAAGTCCAT ATGGGTGCATGTTTTTCCAAAGTGTTCAATGGGTGTCCTCTAAAGATCCACTGTGCCACTTCTTGGATCAACCCTGACACCAGAG atCAGTACTTGATATTTGGAGCTGAAGAGGGAATCTACACATTAAACCTTAATGAGCTGCATGAGACCACAATGGAACAG CTCTTCCCTCGACGGTGTACCTGGTTGTATGTCATGAACAGTTGTCTTCTTTCCATATCTG GAAAAGCCTCTCAGCTGTACTCCCATAGTCTGACTGGTCTGTTCGAACAGGCCAGACAGTTACAAAAGTTACCAGTAGCCATTCCCACACACAAGCTGCCTGACAGGATGATTCCCAG GAAGTTTGCTGTGTCCACTAAAATTCCAGACACTAAAGGGTGTCAAAAGTGCTGCGTAG TGCGTAACCCATACACAGGCCATAAGTACCTGTGTGGAGCCTTCCAGTCTAGTGTCATGCTGTTGGAGTGGGTGGAGTCCATGCAGAAGTTCATGCTCATcaag AACATTGACTTCCCGTTGCCGTGTCCGTTGGAGGTCTTTGAGATGTTGGTGGTTCCTGAGCAGACCTACCCTCTGATCTGTGTGGCCGTCAGTAAAGGCACCGAACTCAACCAGGTGGTCCGGTTCGGCACCGTCAACCCCAACTCTACCTCTTCCTGGTTCACAGAAGCAG ACACACCACAGACGTGTGTGATCCATGTTACTCAGCTAGAGAGAGACACTATCCTAGTCTGCCTTGACA GGTGTATAAAGATAGTGAACCTCCAGGGCCGGTTGAAATCCAGCAGAAAGCTATCAGCTGAGctcaccttcaacttccagatCGAATCCAtag TGTGTCTCCAAGACAGTGTACTGGCCTTCTGGAGGCATGGCATGCAGGGGCGGAGTTTCAAGACCAATGAG ATCACCCAGGAGATCTCTGACAGCACACGTATCTTCAGACTACTGGGATCAGACAg ggtggtggtgctggagagCAGGCCTACGGACAACCCAACAGCCCACAGCAACCTCTACATTCTGGCAGGCCATGAAAACAGCTACTga
- the LOC113131590 gene encoding mitogen-activated protein kinase kinase kinase kinase 3-like isoform X7: MMNSSVDLSRRNPQEDFELIQRIGSGTYGDVYKARNVNTGELAAIKVIKLEPGEDFAVVQQEIIMMKDCKHSNIVAYFGSYLRRDKLWISMEYCGGGSLQDIYHVTGPLSESQIAYMSRETLQGLYYLHSKGKMHRDIKGANILLTDNGYVKLADFGVSAQITATLAKRKSFIGTPYWMAPEVAAVERKGGYNQLCDIWAVGITAIELAELQPPMFDLHPMRALFLMTKSNFQPPKLKDKVKWTNNFHHFVKLALTKNPKKRPTAEKLLQHPFVSQPLSRTLAIELLDKANNPDHSTYNDFDDDDPEPESPVSVPHRIRSTSRSTREGKTLSEINFGQVKFDPPLRKETEPHHEPCDSEPYLDCVEEHYYTARSNLDLQFEYVHDSSLLGGNKSLLKSVEEELQQRGHVAHLGDDEDEDDDGADDDETHTHKSSTIMRPKVPPPLPPKPKSICSSQQQQKHDDSQSHSEDDGGGTIKRCPVPETASPAKPASNVPPRPPPPKLPPHRRSSLGNESPKHTDVEHSAPEDDGSFRHFWEWLHTPHTEEELEEAWEVLKEVKEEQEKEEEKGESNGLNSPHNGERDSPADRQATMPPSVPIRKDKKDVPKPISNGLPPTPKVHMGACFSKVFNGCPLKIHCATSWINPDTRDQYLIFGAEEGIYTLNLNELHETTMEQLFPRRCTWLYVMNSCLLSISGKASQLYSHSLTGLFEQARQLQKLPVAIPTHKLPDRMIPRKFAVSTKIPDTKGCQKCCVVRNPYTGHKYLCGAFQSSVMLLEWVESMQKFMLIKNIDFPLPCPLEVFEMLVVPEQTYPLICVAVSKGTELNQVVRFGTVNPNSTSSWFTEADTPQTCVIHVTQLERDTILVCLDRCIKIVNLQGRLKSSRKLSAELTFNFQIESIVCLQDSVLAFWRHGMQGRSFKTNEITQEISDSTRIFRLLGSDRVVVLESRPTDNPTAHSNLYILAGHENSY, from the exons GCTCGTAATGTAAACACAGGAGAGCTGGCTGCTATCAAAGTCATCAAACTGGAACCGG GTGAGGACTTTGCTGTTGTCCAGCAGGAGATTATAATGATGAAAGACTGTAAGCACTCCAACATCGTTGCCTATTTTGGCAGTTATCTCCG GAGAGATAAGTTATGGATCAGTATGGAGTACTGTGGTGGAGGTTCCCTGCAGGACATCTATCATG TAACTGGGCCTTTGTCAGAGTCACAAATAGCTTACATGTCACGAGAGACTCTGCAG gGTTTATACTACTTACACAGTAAAGGCAAAATGCACAGAGACATCAAG GGAGCCAACATCCTCCTGACAGACAACGGCTATGTTAAACTAG CTGATTTTGGTGTATCAGCCCAGATCACAGCAACTCTAGCAAAGAGGAAGTCATTCATTGGTACTCCTTATTG GATGGCTCCGGAGGTTGCAGCAGTAGAGAGGAAAGGAGGTTACAACCAGCTGTGTGATATCTGGGCTGTGGGCATCACTGCAATAGAGCTGGCTGAACTACAGCCACCCATGTTTGACCTGCACCCCATGAG GGCTCTGTTCTTAATGACCAAGAGTAATTTCCAGCCACCTAAGTTGAAAGATAAAGTCAAATG GACAAATAACTTCCACCATTTTGTCAAACTAGCCTTGACTAAGAACCCAAAGAAGAGGCCCACGGCAGAGAAACTGCTGCAG CACCCCTTTGTGTCTCAGCCCCTCAGCAGGACGCTGGCAATCGAGCTGCTGGACAAAGCCAACAACCCTGACCACAGCACTTACAATGACTTTGATGATGATGACCCTGAACCGGAG TCTCCAGTCTCAGTTCCTCATCGCATTCGGTCCACCAGCAGAAGCACTAGAGAAGGAAAGACGCTGTCAGAGATTAACT ttgGTCAGGTGAAGTTTGATCCTCCGTTGAGAAAGGAGACAGAACCCCATCATGAACCG TGTGATTCTGAGCCCTATCTGGACTGTGTTGAGGAGCACTACTATACAGCGAGATCTAATCTG GACCTGCAGTTTGAGTATGTGCATGATTCAAGTCTGCTGGGAGGAAACAA GAGTCTTCTCAAATCTGTGGAAGAGGAGCTACAGCAGAG GGGCCATGTGGCACACTTAGgggatgatgaggatgaggatgatgatggtgcagatgatgatgaaacTCACACTCA TAAATCGAGCACTATCATGAGGCCAAAGGTCccaccacctcttcctcccAAG CCTAAGTCCATCTGCTCAtcgcagcaacaacaaaaacatgacgACAGCCAATCGCACAGTGAGGACGACGGAGGAGGAACCATTAAACGTTGTCCGGTCCCAGAGACGGCGAGCCCAGCCAAACCTGCCTCCAACGTCCCCCCGCGGCCACCACCCCCGAAGTTGCCACCTCATCGCCGCAGCAGTCTAGGTAACGAGAGCCCAAAGCATACGGACGTCGAACACTCTGCCCCCGAGGATGATGGGAGCTTTAGGCATTTCTGGGAGTGGCTCCACACGCCTcacacagaggaggagctggaggaggcatGGGAGGTGCTGAAGGAGGTGAAAGAGGAgcaggaaaaagaggaggaaaagggagaga GTAATGGGCTGAACTCTCCACACAATGGTGAGAGGGACAGTCCAGCAGACAGGCAGGCCACCATGCCCCCTAGTGTTCCTATACGGAAAGACAAGAAGGATGTTCCG AAGCCAATCAGTAATGGGCTCCCACCGACGCCCAAAGTCCAT ATGGGTGCATGTTTTTCCAAAGTGTTCAATGGGTGTCCTCTAAAGATCCACTGTGCCACTTCTTGGATCAACCCTGACACCAGAG atCAGTACTTGATATTTGGAGCTGAAGAGGGAATCTACACATTAAACCTTAATGAGCTGCATGAGACCACAATGGAACAG CTCTTCCCTCGACGGTGTACCTGGTTGTATGTCATGAACAGTTGTCTTCTTTCCATATCTG GAAAAGCCTCTCAGCTGTACTCCCATAGTCTGACTGGTCTGTTCGAACAGGCCAGACAGTTACAAAAGTTACCAGTAGCCATTCCCACACACAAGCTGCCTGACAGGATGATTCCCAG GAAGTTTGCTGTGTCCACTAAAATTCCAGACACTAAAGGGTGTCAAAAGTGCTGCGTAG TGCGTAACCCATACACAGGCCATAAGTACCTGTGTGGAGCCTTCCAGTCTAGTGTCATGCTGTTGGAGTGGGTGGAGTCCATGCAGAAGTTCATGCTCATcaag AACATTGACTTCCCGTTGCCGTGTCCGTTGGAGGTCTTTGAGATGTTGGTGGTTCCTGAGCAGACCTACCCTCTGATCTGTGTGGCCGTCAGTAAAGGCACCGAACTCAACCAGGTGGTCCGGTTCGGCACCGTCAACCCCAACTCTACCTCTTCCTGGTTCACAGAAGCAG ACACACCACAGACGTGTGTGATCCATGTTACTCAGCTAGAGAGAGACACTATCCTAGTCTGCCTTGACA GGTGTATAAAGATAGTGAACCTCCAGGGCCGGTTGAAATCCAGCAGAAAGCTATCAGCTGAGctcaccttcaacttccagatCGAATCCAtag TGTGTCTCCAAGACAGTGTACTGGCCTTCTGGAGGCATGGCATGCAGGGGCGGAGTTTCAAGACCAATGAG ATCACCCAGGAGATCTCTGACAGCACACGTATCTTCAGACTACTGGGATCAGACAg ggtggtggtgctggagagCAGGCCTACGGACAACCCAACAGCCCACAGCAACCTCTACATTCTGGCAGGCCATGAAAACAGCTACTga
- the LOC113131590 gene encoding mitogen-activated protein kinase kinase kinase kinase 3-like isoform X13, translating to MMNSSVDLSRRNPQEDFELIQRIGSGTYGDVYKARNVNTGELAAIKVIKLEPGEDFAVVQQEIIMMKDCKHSNIVAYFGSYLRRDKLWISMEYCGGGSLQDIYHVTGPLSESQIAYMSRETLQGLYYLHSKGKMHRDIKGANILLTDNGYVKLADFGVSAQITATLAKRKSFIGTPYWMAPEVAAVERKGGYNQLCDIWAVGITAIELAELQPPMFDLHPMRALFLMTKSNFQPPKLKDKVKWTNNFHHFVKLALTKNPKKRPTAEKLLQHPFVSQPLSRTLAIELLDKANNPDHSTYNDFDDDDPEPESPVSVPHRIRSTSRSTREGKTLSEINFGQVKFDPPLRKETEPHHEPCDSEPYLDCVEEHYYTARSNLDLQFEYVHDSSLLGGNKSLLKSVEEELQQRGHVAHLGDDEDEDDDGADDDETHTHKSSTIMRPKVPPPLPPKPKSICSSQQQQKHDDSQSHSEDDGGGTIKRCPVPETASPAKPASNVPPRPPPPKLPPHRRSSLGNGLNSPHNGERDSPADRQATMPPSVPIRKDKKDVPKPISNGLPPTPKVHMGACFSKVFNGCPLKIHCATSWINPDTRDQYLIFGAEEGIYTLNLNELHETTMEQLFPRRCTWLYVMNSCLLSISGKASQLYSHSLTGLFEQARQLQKLPVAIPTHKLPDRMIPRKFAVSTKIPDTKGCQKCCVVRNPYTGHKYLCGAFQSSVMLLEWVESMQKFMLIKNIDFPLPCPLEVFEMLVVPEQTYPLICVAVSKGTELNQVVRFGTVNPNSTSSWFTEADTPQTCVIHVTQLERDTILVCLDRCIKIVNLQGRLKSSRKLSAELTFNFQIESIVCLQDSVLAFWRHGMQGRSFKTNEITQEISDSTRIFRLLGSDRVVVLESRPTDNPTAHSNLYILAGHENSY from the exons GCTCGTAATGTAAACACAGGAGAGCTGGCTGCTATCAAAGTCATCAAACTGGAACCGG GTGAGGACTTTGCTGTTGTCCAGCAGGAGATTATAATGATGAAAGACTGTAAGCACTCCAACATCGTTGCCTATTTTGGCAGTTATCTCCG GAGAGATAAGTTATGGATCAGTATGGAGTACTGTGGTGGAGGTTCCCTGCAGGACATCTATCATG TAACTGGGCCTTTGTCAGAGTCACAAATAGCTTACATGTCACGAGAGACTCTGCAG gGTTTATACTACTTACACAGTAAAGGCAAAATGCACAGAGACATCAAG GGAGCCAACATCCTCCTGACAGACAACGGCTATGTTAAACTAG CTGATTTTGGTGTATCAGCCCAGATCACAGCAACTCTAGCAAAGAGGAAGTCATTCATTGGTACTCCTTATTG GATGGCTCCGGAGGTTGCAGCAGTAGAGAGGAAAGGAGGTTACAACCAGCTGTGTGATATCTGGGCTGTGGGCATCACTGCAATAGAGCTGGCTGAACTACAGCCACCCATGTTTGACCTGCACCCCATGAG GGCTCTGTTCTTAATGACCAAGAGTAATTTCCAGCCACCTAAGTTGAAAGATAAAGTCAAATG GACAAATAACTTCCACCATTTTGTCAAACTAGCCTTGACTAAGAACCCAAAGAAGAGGCCCACGGCAGAGAAACTGCTGCAG CACCCCTTTGTGTCTCAGCCCCTCAGCAGGACGCTGGCAATCGAGCTGCTGGACAAAGCCAACAACCCTGACCACAGCACTTACAATGACTTTGATGATGATGACCCTGAACCGGAG TCTCCAGTCTCAGTTCCTCATCGCATTCGGTCCACCAGCAGAAGCACTAGAGAAGGAAAGACGCTGTCAGAGATTAACT ttgGTCAGGTGAAGTTTGATCCTCCGTTGAGAAAGGAGACAGAACCCCATCATGAACCG TGTGATTCTGAGCCCTATCTGGACTGTGTTGAGGAGCACTACTATACAGCGAGATCTAATCTG GACCTGCAGTTTGAGTATGTGCATGATTCAAGTCTGCTGGGAGGAAACAA GAGTCTTCTCAAATCTGTGGAAGAGGAGCTACAGCAGAG GGGCCATGTGGCACACTTAGgggatgatgaggatgaggatgatgatggtgcagatgatgatgaaacTCACACTCA TAAATCGAGCACTATCATGAGGCCAAAGGTCccaccacctcttcctcccAAG CCTAAGTCCATCTGCTCAtcgcagcaacaacaaaaacatgacgACAGCCAATCGCACAGTGAGGACGACGGAGGAGGAACCATTAAACGTTGTCCGGTCCCAGAGACGGCGAGCCCAGCCAAACCTGCCTCCAACGTCCCCCCGCGGCCACCACCCCCGAAGTTGCCACCTCATCGCCGCAGCAGTCTAG GTAATGGGCTGAACTCTCCACACAATGGTGAGAGGGACAGTCCAGCAGACAGGCAGGCCACCATGCCCCCTAGTGTTCCTATACGGAAAGACAAGAAGGATGTTCCG AAGCCAATCAGTAATGGGCTCCCACCGACGCCCAAAGTCCAT ATGGGTGCATGTTTTTCCAAAGTGTTCAATGGGTGTCCTCTAAAGATCCACTGTGCCACTTCTTGGATCAACCCTGACACCAGAG atCAGTACTTGATATTTGGAGCTGAAGAGGGAATCTACACATTAAACCTTAATGAGCTGCATGAGACCACAATGGAACAG CTCTTCCCTCGACGGTGTACCTGGTTGTATGTCATGAACAGTTGTCTTCTTTCCATATCTG GAAAAGCCTCTCAGCTGTACTCCCATAGTCTGACTGGTCTGTTCGAACAGGCCAGACAGTTACAAAAGTTACCAGTAGCCATTCCCACACACAAGCTGCCTGACAGGATGATTCCCAG GAAGTTTGCTGTGTCCACTAAAATTCCAGACACTAAAGGGTGTCAAAAGTGCTGCGTAG TGCGTAACCCATACACAGGCCATAAGTACCTGTGTGGAGCCTTCCAGTCTAGTGTCATGCTGTTGGAGTGGGTGGAGTCCATGCAGAAGTTCATGCTCATcaag AACATTGACTTCCCGTTGCCGTGTCCGTTGGAGGTCTTTGAGATGTTGGTGGTTCCTGAGCAGACCTACCCTCTGATCTGTGTGGCCGTCAGTAAAGGCACCGAACTCAACCAGGTGGTCCGGTTCGGCACCGTCAACCCCAACTCTACCTCTTCCTGGTTCACAGAAGCAG ACACACCACAGACGTGTGTGATCCATGTTACTCAGCTAGAGAGAGACACTATCCTAGTCTGCCTTGACA GGTGTATAAAGATAGTGAACCTCCAGGGCCGGTTGAAATCCAGCAGAAAGCTATCAGCTGAGctcaccttcaacttccagatCGAATCCAtag TGTGTCTCCAAGACAGTGTACTGGCCTTCTGGAGGCATGGCATGCAGGGGCGGAGTTTCAAGACCAATGAG ATCACCCAGGAGATCTCTGACAGCACACGTATCTTCAGACTACTGGGATCAGACAg ggtggtggtgctggagagCAGGCCTACGGACAACCCAACAGCCCACAGCAACCTCTACATTCTGGCAGGCCATGAAAACAGCTACTga